DNA sequence from the Oncorhynchus clarkii lewisi isolate Uvic-CL-2024 chromosome 9, UVic_Ocla_1.0, whole genome shotgun sequence genome:
GAAACCGTGCTCCCTCTGCAGGTAGCCTGAAGTGAGCAACCGTAGGTACACCACGATGTAGTCTGACACGCTCTGGTCTCTGAAGGAGCCCAGCAGCTCACTGAGTCCTGGCTGCTTCTCACACAGCTCTAACAGGTCCATGAACTAGGGGAAGAATAAACAATAATGTTCAGTTTGCTGATGCTTTTACGTCAATTGACTTAAAAGTTAACATGTtcagtacagtgcatttggaaattattcagaccctttccttttttccaccatttgttacattacagccttactctaaaaaaaaaaatgttattttaatttttttatcccctcatcaatctacccacaacGACAATGCGGAaaaagtttagacatttttgcaaatgtattaaaaataaaaaacagaaattacttatttacataagtattcagaccctttgctataggaatcgaaattgagcttaggtgcatcctgtttccattgatcatccagtcttacctgtggtaaattcaaatgattggacatgatttggaaaggcactgtGCTTGAAAATTgtaatgtttgtgcttttctaataactcgtttctgtgttctattcatgtgcttttctaataaaTGTTTTCtatgttcatgcaagtgactgactgaaagaatcctcactatcagtagctgcaatttggcagtatgcccagACCTTTGTTTTGAGAACAAAAGACATCTCAGTTTCAaagtctcagcttagagagaataATACTTGTGACGTATTGGTCTGttacatgttatgaaccagtatggGTCGGTCACacgaataaaacaaaaacattaattaattaattatgctaaatcatgcaaatataaacTTGTCTATAACTTGTCTGTGAAGAGACGGATATAAGACAACCTCTGGGACTTTCCCAGcagagctcctgattgacatgtgtactatggtgcattgaattggttggaacctctccagcgcaTTGATAATAAAggatgattcatttaagattgacttagAGAGTGTCCCTGGTGGTCATTTCCACGACGTGGTGGTGCAGTTCCACGACAGCACACACCtgactatataaggtcccacagttgacagtacatgtcagagcaaaaaccaagccatgacagcccgcttggagtttgccaaaaaggcatctaaaggactcgcagaacacgagaaacaagattctctggtctgatgaaaccggtGGTGGAAATTTCGAAccaaaaggaagagagagactgaagatTCCTCAAACAGCAACTTTATAAGAGTTGCAAAAATGGAGCCGTTAACAATCCACTCAACAGTGCAGAGTTAAGAGCCCAACGAACAGAGTTGAGTCTCAGCTTTTATTGAAAAGTCCAACCTCTGTGTATATGGGGCAGTTAGCAGATGTGAGCAAACAGGGGTGGGGAACATAGTGTATAAAAGGCATTTCGCTTGTCTATGCAGATTAAGATAGCTGACATTACCACAGCTCACACTATTCTTCTGTTCCGTCCAGCAAGTTTCCACACAGATGAGTTCCTACAGATACAAACGGGATGTCACATACTGCAGTCACACCCGGCTCTTATCTGTACGCCCAGACTTATCACTAAGTCACAAGACAAGCCTTCACCAGTAAAAAAAACACTAGTATATAACAATGGACAATTTTCTGAGTGAAAACAGCATAGTATGTCtaaaattaaatgtaattttccCACTacaaaccaagattgaactctttggcctgaatgctaagcatcACATcaggagaaaacctggcaccatccctacggtgaagcacggtgtcagcatcatgctgtggggatgtttttcagcggcaaggactgggagactagtcaggatcgagcaaaagatgaacggagcaaagtagagagagattcttgatgaaaaactgctccagagtgcttaggagctcagactggggtgaaggttcaccttccaacaggacagtaaccctaagcacacaaccaagacaatgcaggagtggcttcgggacaagtctctgaatgtctttgagtggcccagccagagcccagacttgaacccaatcgaacatctctggagagactcaAAAATATCTGTGCATTGACGCTCTcaatccaacctaacagagcttcagtgaatttgcagagaagaatgggacaaactccccaaatacaggtgtgacaagcttgttgcgtcatacccaataagattcaaggctgtaatcgctgccaaaggtgcttcaacaaagtactgagtaaaggttctgaatacttatgtgaacatttctaaaaaactgttctgctttatttatttttttatttaacctttatttaaccaggaaggccagtcgagaacaagttctcatttacaactgcgacctggccaagataaagcaaagcagtgcgacaaaaacaacacagagttacacaaacaaacgtgcagtcaataacaatagaaaaagtctatgtacattgtgtgcaaatgtagtaagattagggaggtaaggcaataaataggccatagaggcaaaataattacaatttagcattaacactggagtgatagatgtgcagatgatgatgtgcaagtagagattctGGGGTGcaaaaaatttaaataaataacaatatggggatgaagtagttgtgctatttacagatgggctgtgtattatatggtattgtgtgtagattgatgaggggggaaaactatttcatccattttagaataaggctgtaatgtaaagaaATGTGGAAAGGttatggggtctgaatactttacgaatgcactgtatacaaaaagtgtacaaaacatcttccaaatattgagttgcgcacccccccccccccccccctctcatcctGGTCTAAGAGCATTTCGTAGTATTCTGTACGCAAATCTGTGACACTGTATTTAGTATGTTTGTTATGTTTCGTATGGAATGTAATTTATGGAtatccatcatccattttgtatgatatgttacaaattggaattcgtaccATATGatacgaattgcaattcgtacaatatgttacaaatttgcaaaatgtatgacacgaattccaatttgttagtgttagctaaaagggttaaggttaggggtagctaacatgctaagtagttgcaaagtagctaaaaacaGCAAGTAGTAGTTCCAGAGTTACTAAAATTGTCCGcgattcaaacatgcaacctttgggatGCTAGACTTACGCGTTATGTGCCCACCCATCCActctgaccaaccaccctacttttattatgtaaccataccaaacgtaacatatcatactaattgagTATCCCGGATttaatttactatgttacgtctaatcTATGAGACAAGGTTGCCCCCAGACCAGCCTCAATTccttggggcatggactctacgaggtgttgaaagcgttccactgggatgctagcccatgttgactcaaatgcttcccacagttttgtcaagttggctggatgccctttgggtggATTATTATTGATACACACAAAAACCCAACAGCtttgcagttcttcacacaaaccagtgtgcctggcatctactaccataccctgttcaaaggcacttaaatattttgtcttgcccattcaccctcaatagcacatgtctcaattgtctcaaggctttaaaatctttctttaaccagtctcctccccttcatctacactgattgaagtggatttaacaagtgacatcaataagggatcttaGCTTTCACtgggtcagtctatgtcatggaaagtccaGGTGTTAATCatgttttgtacgctcagtgtatGTCATGCATGTGAGCTGTCACTGTTGTTCATGTGGTGTACAATGAGATCGAAGCAACTCACAGTATTGTGGAAGTCTTCAATGGTGAACTCAGTGAAACCCTGGTTTACCAGGTCCAGTTTGCTCTTTGCTGCCACTGCTTTGAACCTATAGAGACATAAAACATTGCGTCGGTATTCAGTGCCTATTAATTAATGCAGCAACACTAATCATATTGCATCCATCTTTCGTATTACATAGTCTGCGTTACCGACCACCAATGAGCTAAATGTACCATGGAAGTGTTATGTTACCTCTGCAGCTCTTTGCTGTCTTCGAGCAGTGATTCGAGATGTGAAAAGCCAAAAGCTCTGTAGAAACAGTTCCCGTCTGGTCGCGTCTTACGAATATATGAGTATTTTTTGTGTAAATCCTAAGGGGGGAAaaaagggacagaaagagagtaaATACAATAATTATGTCACCATTTCTAACCTTGATTGATTTTGTGTTCGTAAGGAACCCTTTCGCCTTAAACCAGTATGAAGTGATGCGGATTCAAATCCTGTAATTGAAAAATTGTGTGCTTTTACTGACCTTGATCTTGAGCTGATAAATGGTGTCTTCCGCAGCATACTCTCTCTGCAAAACTGACAGCTCCTGTCTGTCTGACACTAAAAGGATGCTTGTTGcgatctagacacacacacacacacacacacacacacacacacacacacacacacacacacacacacacac
Encoded proteins:
- the LOC139416168 gene encoding ubiquitin thioesterase OTUB1-like; amino-acid sequence: MRSVRQRKHNSTAKMAQEQQQETTQGEMEAGGVNCLAYDEAIMAQQDRIQQEIATSILLVSDRQELSVLQREYAAEDTIYQLKIKDLHKKYSYIRKTRPDGNCFYRAFGFSHLESLLEDSKELQRFKAVAAKSKLDLVNQGFTEFTIEDFHNTFMDLLELCEKQPGLSELLGSFRDQSVSDYIVVYLRLLTSGYLQREHGFFQHFIEGARSVREFCQQEVEPMSKESDHIHIIALAQALNVSILVEYMDRGEGGTVNHHVFPEGSEPRVFLLYRPGHYDILYK